Proteins from a single region of Elusimicrobia bacterium HGW-Elusimicrobia-1:
- a CDS encoding cold-shock protein: MKGKVKWFNDKKGFGFIAKEDGSGDVFAHYSDIQSSGYRSLVEGDAVEFEVINSDKGPKAVKIQKI, translated from the coding sequence GTGAAAGGTAAAGTTAAGTGGTTCAACGACAAGAAAGGTTTCGGATTCATTGCGAAAGAAGACGGATCAGGCGATGTGTTTGCTCATTACAGCGACATTCAGTCCTCCGGCTACAGATCGCTCGTCGAGGGAGACGCTGTCGAGTTTGAAGTGATAAACTCCGACAAAGGCCCCAAGGCGGTCAAAATCCAGAAAATCTAA